One segment of Leuconostoc lactis DNA contains the following:
- the obgE gene encoding GTPase ObgE gives MAFVDQAEIEVKAGKGGDGIVSFRHEKFVAMGGPFGGDGGHGGSIILKVDEGLRTLMDFRYNRHFKAQPGGNGGTKGMTGASSDDRYIKIPQGTIVKDADTGEVLGDMLENGQELVVAKGGRGGRGNIHFATPANPAPELSENGEPGEVRNLKLELRVLADVGLVGFPSAGKSTLLSVVSNAKPKVAAYHFTTLAPNIGMVRLPDERDFVMADLPGLIEGAAQGVGLGFQFLRHVERTKVILHLVDMSGIEGTDPYTQYRKILDELQQYDETILARPHIIVPTKMDMPDSADNLVKFREQVAADSGLPTQPKIMPISALTRDGVQELMRVTADTLATAPAPESYRPVVEATPTEKTYEFKPEKHDFTIEWDEDSEQWVVGGAEVEKLFLMTNIQRDATIMRFGRQLRHMGVDDALRAAGAKDGDDVRINNSDFVFEFSD, from the coding sequence ATGGCATTCGTAGATCAAGCAGAAATTGAAGTAAAAGCCGGTAAAGGGGGAGACGGTATTGTGTCTTTCCGTCACGAAAAGTTCGTCGCAATGGGCGGGCCTTTTGGTGGTGATGGTGGGCATGGTGGCTCAATCATTTTGAAAGTCGATGAAGGGTTACGTACTCTGATGGACTTCCGTTATAACCGACATTTTAAAGCACAACCAGGTGGTAATGGAGGCACAAAGGGGATGACAGGTGCGTCATCCGATGACCGCTATATTAAAATCCCACAGGGTACAATCGTGAAAGACGCCGATACCGGTGAAGTTTTGGGCGATATGCTTGAAAACGGACAAGAACTGGTTGTTGCCAAGGGTGGTCGTGGTGGCCGTGGTAATATTCATTTTGCCACCCCAGCCAACCCCGCACCGGAATTATCAGAAAACGGTGAACCAGGTGAAGTTCGGAATTTGAAGCTCGAATTAAGAGTTTTGGCAGATGTTGGGCTAGTTGGTTTCCCATCAGCGGGTAAGTCAACGTTGCTGTCAGTTGTGTCGAATGCGAAGCCAAAAGTGGCCGCATATCACTTTACAACGTTAGCCCCCAACATTGGGATGGTGCGTTTGCCAGATGAACGTGACTTTGTCATGGCGGACTTACCAGGATTGATTGAAGGCGCGGCTCAAGGTGTTGGGTTAGGTTTCCAATTCTTACGTCACGTTGAACGAACGAAGGTCATCTTGCACTTGGTTGACATGTCAGGGATTGAAGGCACGGATCCGTATACGCAATACCGTAAGATTCTTGACGAATTACAACAATATGATGAAACCATTTTGGCACGACCACACATTATTGTGCCAACTAAAATGGATATGCCGGATTCAGCCGATAATTTGGTGAAATTCCGGGAACAAGTAGCTGCTGATTCAGGCTTACCAACACAACCAAAGATTATGCCAATCTCAGCTTTGACGCGTGATGGCGTCCAGGAGTTGATGCGTGTCACGGCCGATACTTTGGCGACTGCACCAGCACCAGAAAGTTATCGGCCAGTCGTTGAAGCCACACCGACTGAAAAGACGTATGAGTTTAAGCCAGAAAAGCATGACTTTACAATTGAATGGGATGAAGATTCTGAGCAATGGGTTGTTGGTGGTGCTGAAGTTGAAAAGTTGTTCTTGATGACCAACATTCAGCGTGATGCCACGATTATGCGTTTTGGTCGCCAATTGCGTCACATGGGTGTCGATGATGCCTTACGTGCTGCTGGGGCCAAAGATGGGGATGATGTCCGCATCAATAACTCAGACTTTGTCTTTGAATTTAGTGATTAA
- a CDS encoding GNAT family N-acetyltransferase, with protein sequence MKIRPLEKRDLPYIYQQENSRKVMALWFQEAYTSFEELQLLYERHILDQTERRFVVEDDDQFIGVVELMYIDMLHRHTEIQIIIHPDHQGLGFAQSAIRAGVEYAFQVLNMHKVYLYVDVANAAAIHIYKKVGFKEEGILREHFFAEGQYHDSMMMGILAKEFTTN encoded by the coding sequence ATGAAAATTAGACCGTTGGAAAAAAGGGATTTACCTTATATTTATCAACAGGAGAATTCCCGAAAAGTCATGGCGCTATGGTTTCAAGAGGCTTATACGTCATTTGAAGAACTACAACTGCTCTATGAACGCCATATCTTAGATCAGACTGAGCGTCGGTTTGTCGTTGAAGATGACGACCAATTTATCGGCGTCGTCGAGTTAATGTATATCGACATGTTACATCGACATACCGAAATTCAAATTATTATTCATCCCGACCATCAAGGCCTTGGCTTTGCGCAATCAGCTATTCGTGCGGGCGTTGAATATGCTTTCCAAGTATTGAACATGCATAAGGTCTATCTGTACGTTGACGTGGCTAATGCCGCAGCCATCCATATCTACAAGAAGGTTGGCTTCAAAGAAGAAGGTATTTTACGCGAACACTTCTTTGCCGAAGGTCAATATCACGACAGTATGATGATGGGCATTTTGGCAAAAGAATTTACCACTAATTAG
- the uvrC gene encoding excinuclease ABC subunit UvrC codes for MLANPSQHIEQKLALLPAEPGSYQMKDQSGKIIYVGKAKNLKNRVRSYFKQDHTGKTAELVQNIVDFDYIVTNSDKEAFLLENELIKKYKPYYNIRLKYGTGYPYIKITKERDPKMAMVNEVKKDGGFYFGPYPNVFAAQETLRFLEKNYPLRRCNGFQGRPCLYYNMGQCLGACWHEVPEAEYAAQVDQIKRFLDGDTAAVKKAIAEKMAAAAEALAFEQAADLRDQLKYIDETVESQRVLSKDTTPRDLFNYHLDKGWMTVEVFFLRQARLIRQFKQTFSVVGSADEEMMNFIQQFYAQRNIQKPNEVLVPKGIDTAALTEALGVPVRIPVRGEKRDLLDLAQKNARIALEEKFRLMQLNEKKTTGAMREITDALHIPMGHRIEAFDHSHTQGVEIVSAMVVFEDGVPNKDLYRKYKIKSVDHADEWAETQEVIRRRYSRLLKEGGEMPDLILMDGGEIQLNAAKEVLVDELGLTHVPIAAMVKNDKHKTADLIDGHTGKVVTFDKQSEGFFLIQRVQEEVHRFAVSFHRQLRSKNTLASRLDRIDGVGPKTRQKLLREFGSLPKIAAASIADLQAIGINEKLARVIHLSLQSGA; via the coding sequence ATGTTAGCAAATCCATCACAACACATTGAACAAAAACTCGCGTTACTGCCAGCAGAACCTGGGTCATATCAAATGAAAGACCAGAGTGGCAAAATTATCTACGTGGGGAAGGCCAAAAACCTTAAAAACCGCGTCCGGTCTTACTTTAAGCAAGATCACACAGGTAAAACGGCTGAATTGGTCCAAAATATTGTGGATTTTGATTATATCGTGACCAATTCTGACAAAGAAGCCTTTTTGTTGGAAAATGAGTTAATCAAAAAATACAAGCCATACTACAACATTCGACTCAAGTATGGCACAGGCTATCCGTACATTAAAATTACCAAAGAACGTGATCCCAAAATGGCCATGGTTAATGAAGTTAAAAAAGATGGTGGTTTTTATTTTGGCCCCTATCCTAACGTGTTTGCAGCCCAAGAAACATTACGTTTTTTGGAAAAAAACTATCCCTTGCGCCGCTGTAACGGCTTTCAGGGTCGGCCATGCTTGTACTATAATATGGGGCAATGTTTGGGCGCTTGTTGGCATGAAGTACCAGAGGCTGAATACGCAGCCCAAGTTGACCAGATTAAACGTTTTTTGGATGGGGATACGGCTGCCGTTAAAAAAGCCATTGCTGAGAAAATGGCAGCCGCAGCAGAGGCGTTAGCTTTTGAACAAGCCGCTGATTTACGGGATCAATTGAAATATATTGATGAAACGGTCGAAAGTCAACGAGTGCTGTCAAAAGATACCACGCCGCGTGATTTGTTCAACTATCATTTGGATAAAGGTTGGATGACCGTTGAGGTCTTTTTCCTTCGGCAAGCCCGCCTAATCCGGCAGTTTAAACAAACATTTTCGGTCGTTGGCTCCGCTGATGAAGAAATGATGAATTTTATTCAACAATTTTATGCGCAGCGCAACATTCAAAAGCCTAACGAAGTCCTAGTACCAAAAGGGATTGATACCGCAGCACTAACTGAAGCATTGGGCGTCCCCGTTCGCATCCCAGTACGAGGTGAAAAACGTGATTTGCTGGATTTAGCCCAAAAAAACGCCCGCATTGCGCTAGAAGAAAAATTCCGCTTGATGCAACTCAATGAAAAGAAAACCACAGGCGCCATGCGTGAAATTACCGATGCTTTGCATATTCCCATGGGCCATCGGATTGAAGCTTTTGACCATTCACATACGCAAGGGGTTGAAATTGTGAGTGCGATGGTGGTATTTGAAGATGGTGTGCCAAATAAGGACCTCTACCGGAAGTATAAAATTAAGTCTGTTGATCATGCGGATGAATGGGCGGAAACGCAAGAAGTTATTCGTCGGCGCTATTCCCGTCTGTTAAAAGAAGGTGGCGAGATGCCCGATTTGATTTTAATGGATGGCGGCGAGATTCAGCTCAATGCTGCCAAAGAAGTTCTGGTAGATGAATTAGGCCTCACGCATGTTCCAATTGCGGCCATGGTTAAAAATGATAAACATAAGACTGCTGATCTCATTGATGGCCATACGGGAAAAGTGGTGACCTTTGACAAACAATCTGAAGGGTTCTTCTTAATTCAGCGGGTACAAGAAGAGGTGCACCGTTTTGCCGTCAGTTTCCATCGACAGTTACGCAGTAAAAACACGTTAGCGTCACGACTTGATAGGATTGATGGTGTCGGGCCTAAGACCCGGCAAAAACTTTTGCGTGAATTTGGGTCACTACCAAAAATTGCCGCGGCTTCAATCGCTGACTTACAGGCCATTGGTATTAATGAAAAACTGGCACGGGTCATTCACCTCAGTTTGCAGTCGGGTGCCTGA
- the alsS gene encoding acetolactate synthase AlsS, producing MSDQKYGADIVADSLTNHGIDLVFGIPGAKIDRLFTTLEHPASGQKVPKLIVTRHEQNAVFMAQAFARITGKPGVTIVTSGPGVGNLVSGLMTASAESDPVVAIGGQVPRKDLYRLTHQSTNSVALFAPITNYSSEIQDPNNISEIIANAFAAANGAKKGAAFVSLPQDVDDAPVSVEALPPMPYAKQGAAALADLDWLAEQIKQAKLPVLLVGARGSDDETVAALHKLLKQTTLPVVETFQGSGVISRELEPETFFGRIGFFRNQTGDKLLKQSDLVITIGYDAIEYEPRNWNKENDLNIVALDTTPVQIDNNFMPKRQLVGDLGQSLDLLTERVAGYELPVDSQAVLKTLKADLRASDEPTYTPAQGHLNHPLNIIKAIQAHVTDDMTVATDIGSHYIWMARHFKSYVARHFLISNGMQTLGVGLPWAMTAAMLRPNAKAVSVSGDGGFFFSSMELETAVRLKLNTVHIVWNDNAHYDMVKFQEEMKYDGRSAGVDFGNIDLVKYAESFGAKGLRVNTPDELNAVLDEAFASEGPVVVDIPVDYSHNFELGSQMIDAQG from the coding sequence ATGTCAGATCAAAAGTACGGTGCAGATATTGTTGCAGATAGCTTGACGAACCATGGGATTGATTTGGTTTTCGGGATTCCCGGTGCCAAGATTGATCGTCTCTTTACGACGTTGGAACATCCAGCCTCTGGTCAAAAAGTGCCAAAATTAATTGTGACGCGTCACGAACAAAATGCGGTCTTTATGGCACAAGCTTTTGCGCGTATTACCGGTAAGCCAGGTGTCACGATTGTCACATCAGGTCCTGGTGTGGGTAACTTGGTGAGTGGTTTGATGACAGCAAGTGCTGAAAGCGACCCCGTAGTGGCTATTGGTGGTCAAGTACCACGTAAAGACTTGTATCGTTTGACGCACCAATCAACGAATTCAGTGGCACTGTTTGCCCCAATTACGAATTATAGTTCAGAAATTCAAGATCCAAATAACATTTCAGAAATTATTGCGAACGCTTTTGCGGCTGCTAATGGCGCTAAAAAAGGGGCAGCCTTTGTTTCATTACCACAAGATGTGGATGATGCACCCGTGTCAGTTGAAGCCTTGCCACCAATGCCTTATGCCAAGCAAGGGGCAGCAGCCTTAGCTGATTTGGATTGGTTAGCTGAACAAATCAAGCAAGCTAAGTTACCAGTTTTGTTGGTTGGCGCACGTGGTTCTGACGATGAGACAGTTGCGGCTTTGCACAAGTTGTTGAAGCAAACAACGCTACCAGTCGTAGAAACATTCCAAGGTTCAGGGGTTATTTCTCGTGAATTGGAACCAGAAACATTCTTTGGCCGCATTGGTTTCTTCCGTAACCAAACAGGGGACAAGTTGTTGAAGCAATCTGACTTGGTCATCACGATCGGTTATGATGCGATTGAATACGAACCACGTAACTGGAACAAAGAAAATGATTTGAACATTGTGGCGTTGGATACAACACCGGTACAAATCGACAATAACTTTATGCCAAAGCGTCAACTTGTGGGTGATTTGGGTCAAAGCTTGGACTTATTAACAGAACGTGTGGCTGGTTATGAATTACCTGTTGATAGTCAGGCTGTTTTGAAGACATTGAAGGCGGATTTGCGTGCGTCAGACGAACCAACTTATACGCCAGCGCAAGGCCATTTGAACCATCCATTAAACATCATTAAAGCAATCCAAGCGCATGTGACGGATGATATGACTGTGGCAACTGATATTGGGTCACACTACATCTGGATGGCGCGTCACTTCAAGTCATACGTTGCCCGTCACTTCTTGATTTCAAATGGGATGCAAACACTTGGTGTTGGTTTGCCATGGGCCATGACAGCAGCGATGTTACGTCCAAATGCCAAGGCGGTGTCGGTTTCTGGTGATGGTGGCTTCTTCTTCTCATCAATGGAATTAGAAACTGCTGTTCGTTTGAAGTTAAACACCGTGCATATTGTGTGGAATGACAACGCCCACTATGACATGGTCAAGTTCCAAGAAGAAATGAAGTATGACGGTCGCTCAGCCGGTGTTGATTTTGGTAACATCGACTTGGTGAAGTATGCTGAAAGTTTTGGTGCCAAGGGGCTACGTGTCAACACACCAGATGAACTGAATGCGGTACTTGATGAAGCCTTTGCATCTGAAGGACCAGTAGTGGTGGACATCCCAGTTGACTACTCACATAACTTTGAATTAGGGTCACAAATGATTGATGCCCAAGGCTAA